In Astyanax mexicanus isolate ESR-SI-001 chromosome 17, AstMex3_surface, whole genome shotgun sequence, a single window of DNA contains:
- the f2rl1.2 gene encoding coagulation factor II (thrombin) receptor-like 1, tandem duplicate 2 → MSGAVARLLLLLLGWAGVSTANKGRMMIGIEDPDGTVAIDEVAMNTLKSSLTTVFLPIIYIVVFAVGLPTNAMAIWVLLFRSKKVHPAAIYMANLALADLLFVIWIPLKIVYHFNGNNWTFGEPMCKVLVGFFYGNMYCSVLFIACLSVQRYWVVAHPLTQQRTDNRLAIVLSVLIWAFIWISSTPLYLYEQTAKISDLNITTCHDVKAISRENFQTANAFKDLKEPYYYFMLMAGLAFFVPCVIIIVAYVLMLRKLGDSTMDGSSAGKTRRKAIFLIITVLVTFLVCFVPSNVMSVVHYSLIGKGITNSGYAFYITTLCLASLNSCLDPFIYYYVSEEFREHVKNTLLCRSSRTVERMRVSFSSMKYSQKSKIYTSSSGHTDSSTC, encoded by the coding sequence GGCGAATGATGATTGGTATTGAGGATCCCGACGGCACTGTCGCTATTGATGAAGTTGCAATGAACACTTTGAAGAGCAGCTTGACCACCGTCTTTCTACCCATCATCTACATTGTTGTGTTCGCTGTAGGGTTGCCCACAAATGCCATGGCAATATGGGTCTTGCTCTTCAGATCGAAGAAGGTCCACCCTGCTGCGATTTACATGGCTAACCTGGCATTGGCTGACCTGCTGTTTGTCATCTGGATCCCACTGAAAATCGTATACCACTTCAACGGCAACAACTGGACCTTCGGGGAACCGATGTGTAAGGTTCTCGTGGGCTTTTTTTACGGGAACATGTATTGCTCTGTGCTGTTCATCGCATGCTTGAGCGTCCAGAGGTACTGGGTGGTGGCTCATCCCCTCACACAGCAGAGGACGGACAACAGGCTGGCCATCGTTCTGTCTGTTCTCATCTGGGCCTTTATTTGGATTAGTAGCACACCGCTGTACCTGTACGAGCAGACGGCCAAGATCTCGGACCTGAACATCACCACTTGCCATGACGTGAAGGCCATCAGTCGGGAGAACTTCCAGACGGCGAACGCCTTCAAGGACTTGAAGGAGCCCTACTACTACTTCATGTTGATGGCGGGGCTGGCGTTCTTTGTGCCGTGTGTGATCATCATAGTTGCGTATGTCCTGATGCTGCGGAAGCTGGGGGACTCCACCATGGACGGGAGCAGTGCTGGCAAGACTCGTCGCAAGGCCATTTTCCTCATCATTACGGTTCTCGTCACTTTCCTGGTTTGCTTCGTACCCAGTAATGTGATGTCTGTAGTGCATTACTCTCTCATTGGAAAAGGGATAACCAACAGCGGGTACGCCTTCTACATCACCACGCTCTGTCTGGCCAGTCTCAACAGCTGTCTGGACCCCTTCATCTACTACTACGTGTCGGAGGAATTCAGGGAGCATGTAAAGAACACGCTCCTCTGCCGAAGCAGCCGGACGGTGGAGAGGATGAGGGTTTCCTTCAGCTCCATGAAGTATTCCCAGAAGAGCAAAATCTACACCTCCAGCTCTGGCCACACAGACAGCAGCACATGCTGA